In the genome of Roseovarius sp. Pro17, the window GGTCATGATTGGTTTTCCTCTTGTGGGTCGCGGATCGGCATTGGCCGGATGGTCGCGCATTTGCAGGCAGGTCTGTCGGTAAGTTGGATAACAGCACAGACGCGCCCAAGGGTAAAGACTGCCCGGCACTGGACGTCGCGCGAAAATCTGCTTTAACCAGACGCACCGATGATGAAAGGTCCGCCCCCATGGCCCAAAGCACGCCTCGCCCTGACGCCAGCGTCCGCACGACGCCTTCGCACCGCTTTGATATCCGCGTCTACTACGAGGATACCGATATGGGCGGCATCGTTTATCACGCCAACTATCTCAAGTTCATTGAGCGCGCGCGCAGCGATTGGGTGGCTGGCATGGGCGTCGACCAGCGCGCGATGAAGGAAAAGGACGGCCTCGTCTTTGCCGTGCGCCGGGTCGAGTGCGACTATCTGCTGGCCGCACGTTTCGATGACCGGCTTGAGGTTCTGACGGACGTGCAATCAGTGACTGGCGCGCGGCTTGTGCTGCGCCAGCAGGTGGTGCGCGACGGCGAAGCGGTCTTTGCCGCCATTGCCACCATCGTCTGCGTGACTGATACCGGCCACCCCGCGCGCCTTCCGGCGAATATCCGCCGGATTTTGCACTGAGGACCAAAAAATGCACGCATTGCTGCGATGTCATTGGCATTTGCGCAAATGATCGGGTAGTTTCCCCGCAAACAAGGCAGGCCCGGCAGTGGCCGCATAAAAAAGAGCAGGCAGATGGAAGCAGAAACCCTCGCACTCGCGCAGGATATCGATTTCTCCATGTGGGGAATGTTCGCGCAGGCCACATTCGTCGTAAAACTGGTGATGCTGATGCTCATCATTG includes:
- the ybgC gene encoding tol-pal system-associated acyl-CoA thioesterase; this translates as MAQSTPRPDASVRTTPSHRFDIRVYYEDTDMGGIVYHANYLKFIERARSDWVAGMGVDQRAMKEKDGLVFAVRRVECDYLLAARFDDRLEVLTDVQSVTGARLVLRQQVVRDGEAVFAAIATIVCVTDTGHPARLPANIRRILH